In the genome of Nonomuraea sp. NBC_00507, the window CCGCCGTCGACCCCGCCGAACAACGAGTCCTGGCCGATGGCCTCGTTCTTCTTGATGTCGATGATCGCGTCGACGGCCTGCTCGTGCACCATGACCAGGCCCTTGCGCACGTGGCCGAGGGAGTCGAAGGCGCCCGCCTTGATCAGGGACTCGATCACGCGCTTGTTGCAGGCGAGCGCGGGCACCTTGCGCAGGAAGTCCTTGAAGTCGGCGAAGCGGCCCTTCTCCTTGCGGGCGGCGATGATGCCGTCGACGACGTTGGCGCCGACGTTGCGGACGGCCGACAGGCCGAAGCGGATGTCGGTGCCGCGCGGGGTGAAGTCGAAGTCGGAGTCGTTGACGTCCGGCGGGAACACCTTGATGCCCATGCGGCGGCACTCGTTGAGGTAGAGGGCCGACTTGTCCTTGTCGTCCTTCACCGACGACAGCAGCGCGGCCATGTAGGCGGCCGGGTGGTTGGCCTTGAGGTAGGCCGTCCAGTAGGACACCAGGCCGTAGCCGGCGGTGTGGGCCTTGTTGAAGGCGTAGTCGGAGAACGGCAGCAGGATGTCCCACAGCGCCTTGATGGCCGCGGCCGAGAAGCCGTTGTCCTGCATGCCCTTCTCGAAGAACTCGAACTGCTTGTCCAGCTCGGACTTCTTCTTCTTGCCCATGGCGCGGCGCAGCAGGTCGGCGCCGCCCAGCGAGTAGCCGGCGACCTTCTGCGCGATGGCCATGACCTGCTCCTGATAGACGATCAGGCCGTGGGTCGTGGACAGGATCTCCTTCAGCGGCTCCTCGAGCTCCGGGTGGATCGGGACGATCTCCTGCTGGCCGTTCTTGCGGAGCGCGTAGTTGGTGTGCGAGTTGGCGCCCATCGGGCCCGGACGGTAGAGCGCGAGCGCCGCGGAGATGTCCTCGAAGTTGTCGGGGCGCATGAGCCGCAGCAGCGAGCGCATGCCGCCGCCGTCCAGCTGGAAGATGCCGAGCGTGTCGCCCCGGGCCAGCAGCTCATAGGACTTGCGGTCGTCCAGCGGCAACTGCAGCAGGTCGATCTGCTCGCCGGTGGTGGACTCGATCATCTTCAGGCAGTCGTCGATGATCGTGAGGTTGCGCAGGCCCAGGAAGTCCATCTTCAGCAGGCCGAGCGTCTCGCAGGTCGGATAGTCGAACTGCGTGATGATCGCGCCGTCGGAGTCGCGGCGCATGACCGGGATGTAGTCGGTCAGCACCTCGGCCGACATGATCACGCCGGCGGCGTGCACGCCGGTCTGCCTGATCAGGCCCTCCAGGCCCTTGCCGAGGTCCATCGTCGCCTTGACGTCGACGTCCTCTTCGTAGAGCCTGCGCAGCTCGCCGGCCTCGGCGTAACGCGGGTGGTCCTTGTCGAAGATGCCCGACAGCGGGATGTCCTTGCCCATGACGGCGGGCGGGAAGGCCTTGGAGACCTTGTCGCCCAGCGCGTAGGGGTAGCCCAGGACGCGGCCCGCGTCCTTGATGGCGGCCTTGGCCTTGATGGTGCCGAACGTGGCGATCATGGCGACCTTGTCGGCGCCCCACTTCTCGGTGACATATCTGATCACGTCGCCGCGCCTGCGCTCGTCGAAGTCGATGTCGACGTCAGGCATGGACACGCGCTCGGGGTTGAGGAAGCGCTCGAAGATCAGGCCGTGCGGGATGGGGTCGAGGTCGGTGATGCCCAGCGCGTACGCCACCAGCGAGCCGGCCGCCGAGCCACGGCCCGGTCCGACGCGGATGCCGTTGTTCTTGGCCCACATGATGAAGTCGGCGACCACGAGGAAGTAGCTCGGGAAGCCCATCTGGACGATGACCCGCAGCTCTTTTTCCGCCCACTCGCGGTGCTCCTCGTCCACCCCCTCGGGGAAGCGCCGCTCGAGCCCCTTCCAGACCTCCTGGCGGAAGTATTGCTCCTCGGTCATGCCGTC includes:
- the dnaE gene encoding DNA polymerase III subunit alpha → MSSDSFVHLHVHTEYSMLDGAARLKQMFKQVGELGMPAIAITDHGNMHGAYDFYKQATGAGIKPIIGIEAYVAPENRHNKRPVLWGEPHQKRDDVSAGGYYTHMTIWARNKTGLHNLMKLSSRAYTEGFVRKWARMDAEILAEHADGLMATTGCPSGEVQTRLRLGQYDAAVQAAAKFQEIFGKDNFYLEIMDHGLDIERRVRDGLTRISRELDIPPLVTNDSHYTYESDAPSHDALLCIQTGKQLSDPDRFRFDGSGYYIKNADEMRAVDSSDLWAEGCRNTLLVAEKVDPTGFFEHKNLMPTFPVPDGMTEEQYFRQEVWKGLERRFPEGVDEEHREWAEKELRVIVQMGFPSYFLVVADFIMWAKNNGIRVGPGRGSAAGSLVAYALGITDLDPIPHGLIFERFLNPERVSMPDVDIDFDERRRGDVIRYVTEKWGADKVAMIATFGTIKAKAAIKDAGRVLGYPYALGDKVSKAFPPAVMGKDIPLSGIFDKDHPRYAEAGELRRLYEEDVDVKATMDLGKGLEGLIRQTGVHAAGVIMSAEVLTDYIPVMRRDSDGAIITQFDYPTCETLGLLKMDFLGLRNLTIIDDCLKMIESTTGEQIDLLQLPLDDRKSYELLARGDTLGIFQLDGGGMRSLLRLMRPDNFEDISAALALYRPGPMGANSHTNYALRKNGQQEIVPIHPELEEPLKEILSTTHGLIVYQEQVMAIAQKVAGYSLGGADLLRRAMGKKKKSELDKQFEFFEKGMQDNGFSAAAIKALWDILLPFSDYAFNKAHTAGYGLVSYWTAYLKANHPAAYMAALLSSVKDDKDKSALYLNECRRMGIKVFPPDVNDSDFDFTPRGTDIRFGLSAVRNVGANVVDGIIAARKEKGRFADFKDFLRKVPALACNKRVIESLIKAGAFDSLGHVRKGLVMVHEQAVDAIIDIKKNEAIGQDSLFGGVDGGEDQTFDVQIPPGEWDKTTLLQFEREMLGLYVSDHPLFGVEHILSAGADCSIAALQDDSRPDGQIVTVGGILSGVQRKVTKKGDTWVLTQLEDLEGAIEVMVFPSAYQLCSTILAEDAIVFVKGRIDKREDVGKIIAMEVTAPDLTQEAGGPLLVSLPLTRCTPPVVSRLKEILTTHPGTSEVHLQVHNGPKTTVMRVDDRLRVTPSPALMGDLKQLLGPACLGA